The Gavia stellata isolate bGavSte3 chromosome 1, bGavSte3.hap2, whole genome shotgun sequence genome has a segment encoding these proteins:
- the LOC104254701 gene encoding fibrinogen-like protein 1, which translates to MSVMMPWLLLLLLLVNFGSPAPRLSEKDICLLDNNKLRQRLKQLQDLLYLYELQLKDILENTYHRTKSGLFSGNRSVQHEILLPTTSGNLIVYDQDCSAVYNRKNTKNGYYRIRPRADREPFLAYCDMSDGGGWTVIQRRSNGKENFNRKWDDYKLGFGKFQGKNDEYWLGNDHIYDLLARGESSLKIDLMDWHGERRYAVYENFQLANEQDNYRLWFGTYSGNAGDALSGGSNFEDQWSASHRGMQFTTSDKDHDRFLGGNCALENKGGWWFNRCHAVNLNGRYYRTGRYNGSHDNGMVWSTWHGMWYSLKYSAMKIRVPFFVDSESGDGENSQDS; encoded by the exons ATGAGTGTGATGATGCCCtggttgctgctgcttcttctcctgGTCAACTTCGGCTCACCTGCACCCAGGTTGTCG GAAAAAGATATCTGCCTCCTAGACAACAATAAATTAAGACAAAGGTTAAAACAGCTTCAAGACTTGCTTTACTTATATGAACTGCAACTGAAGGACATCCTGGAGAACACTTACCATAGAACAAAAAGTGGGCTGTTCTCAGGCAACAGGAGCGTGCAGCATGAGATACTTTTACCCACAACCAGTGGAAATTTGATAGTCTATGACCAAG ATTGCTCTGCAGTGTATAATCGGAAGAATACCAAAAATGGCTACTACCGGATCAGGCCCAGAGCAGACCGAGAGCCTTTCCTGGCTTACTGTGACATGTCTGATGGTGGAGGATGGACCGTCATTCAGCGGCGGAGTAATGGCAAGGAAAATTTCAACAG GAAATGGGATGATTACAAACTGGGATTTGGGAAATTCCAGGGCAAGAATGATGAATACTGGCTGGGCAACGACCACATCTATGACCTGCTCGCTAGAG GAGAGAGCTCATTAAAGATTGACCTGATGGACTGGCATGGGGAAAGACGTTATGCAGTCTATGAAAATTTCCAGCTTGCGAATGAGCAG GACAACTACAGGTTATGGTTTGGCACCTATTCTGGTAATGCTGGTGACGCTCTGTCTGGTGGAAGCAATTTTGAAGATCAGTGGTCAGCCTCGCACAGAGGGATGCAGTTCACCACGTCTGACAAGGATCACGATCGATTCCTGGGAGGCAACTGTGCATTAGAGAACAAGGGTGGTTGGTGGTTTAACAG GTGCCATGCCGTAAACCTCAATGGACGATACTACAGAACAGGAAGGTACAATGGATCCCATGACAATGGCATGGTTTGGTCTACGTGGCATGGGATGTGGTACTCGCTAAAATACTCGGCCATGAAAATCAGGGTTCCGTTCTTTGTTGACAGCGAGAGTGGAGATGGTGAGAACAGTCAGGACAGCTGA